Genomic DNA from Entelurus aequoreus isolate RoL-2023_Sb linkage group LG25, RoL_Eaeq_v1.1, whole genome shotgun sequence:
tccagtggacacatttagaacagcagtttctttcattcaaaaatttcaggtacattttcatacttggcaaactcatcccgcgggccggataaaattgtccgcaggcctgatccggccctcgggccgtacgtttgacacccctgatgtagtacATGCCATCACATGAAGATACCAGCACACTCATTCATGCACATTCATGCACCCACCTTGCCGGGTGGAGACGTTCCTCTCGTTGGCAGCAGTGAGGACCACCTGCGGGTGGCTCTGCTCCAGCTGGAAGAGCTCGTCCTTCCCCACGCGGGCGCTCTTGCCGGACTTCATGGTGCCGGAGGGCCCGGACGGCGCCAGGTACTTGCCGCCACAGTCCCTGAACGCCACCTTGCCGGACCTGAACTCCAGCGTGTAGCCGGTGCTCTTGTCCGTGGTGGCCACCAGCGCGCCGTCGTTCCTCAGGAAGCGGTTGTCGGACGTCTGCAGGTGGTAGCGCTGCTCCCGGAACACCAGCGTGATCATGGAGTCCACGCCCCACGGCACGTCCCGGTCGATGGCGATCTCGTCCACCTTGGAGCTCAGGTGCGCGTAGCGCTTGCGCGTCAGGCTGAAGATGTTGACCTGCGGGTGCATGGCGATGTGCACGCTCCATTTCTCCGCCACGGACGCCGTCTGGGCGAAGCAAATGATCCGGTCCTCGGTGCCGCCCAGGTAGCGCCCGAAGGGCTCGGACTGCAGGGACCAGCGGCCGTCGTCGTGCGCCGTGATGACGAAGCGGCACTCCGGGCCCGGAGTCTCGCTGTCCCCGGTCACGTTGCCGTCCTTGTCGGTGGCGATGTAGCGGCCCAGATGTGACTTGAGGACGAACACGTTGCCGCTGGAGTCGTCGCCGCTCTGCTCCAGCGTCCAGATCTGCTTTTTCTTCATGCTGGTGGCCGACGCGTTGATTTTGAAGCCGAACATCTCGGCCGTGAGGTATTTGTTCCCGCAGTTGATGAGGCCGAACTGGATCTGCAGCATGTCGCTGGTTCCGTTGGTGGCGCCGTTGCTTGTCATGGTGGTTCTGCCTCGCACCGGTTATGTGGGAGAGCGGGGTTAGAGGTTTTGGACCGGTTCTGGAGAGGTTCTGGACGTGAAAGGGTGGGATGCTCTGATGCCAAGCGTGCTTCTTTGTTCGGGGAGCGCGCGCCGCCGGTCCTCTGCCTGCCTCATCAGCGCGGTCCCGCCACCACAGCTGCAGCCTATATAAGCACCAGTGACGTCACAGACGACACGCCCCCTGTGGATGTTGGCGAACAGCAGCTGAACTGTCAAAGGGAGTTTAGGCCTCTCCTTGTGCACTAACACTTTCCATGACAGAAAATAAGAGTACCAAATCATTTTCACAAAGGCCTCTTTTTTTATCCTCACTGTTCCCACTTATTCACTAGGATAGacactttatttatcccacagtaGGGAAAAGTcgacaaaaaaaggggaaaacaagagggaaacatcaaagaacacaaagacaTAAGAGACATTAAACTAGCACAGAGATGATGCAACCAACCGccactttttttccttttttttcttttttctttttattgaatacaaaagtcaaggcaccttcaacataaccaacaatccacacatcaggttgagcaaatcaatcaatcaatcaatcaatgtttatttatatagccctaaatcacaagtgtctcaaagggctgtacaagccacaacgacatcctcggtacagagcccacatacgggcaaggaaaactcaccccagtgggacatcgatgtgaatgactatgagaaaccttggagaggaccgcatatgtgggtaaccccccctcccgACATCAGAAAAACATgtcaaagaaagaaaacaaaagcaaatacagatagaatattaaatattaataaataataataataaaaaatatttacaaaagacaaaaaagtacaaaatatccatccattttctaccgcttgtcctttttggggtcgcggggggtgctggagcctatctcagctgcacatgagcggaaggcggggtacaccctggacaagtcgccacctcatcacagggccaagacagatagacagacaacattaccactcacaatcacacactagggtcaatttagtgttgccaatcaacctatccccaaatcactttaaatgtttttaacaaagatatcaatttaatggcttttgtacttttaatcatcctccaagatttgattgattaaagttaaagtaccaatgattgtcacacacacactacgtgtggtgagATTAtgtctacatttgacccatcaccctcaccccctgggagttgaggggagcagtgagcagcggtggccacgcccgggaatcatttttggtgatttaaccccaaattccaacccttgatgctgagtgccaagcagggaggtaatgggtcccatttttatagtctttggtatgactcggccggggtttgaactcacgacctacccatctcagggcggacactctaaccacaaggccactgagcaattagaagccaattagaaaatgtaggccttactttcataaatcgacatttatgtacaaaacattttgcctggagcataataatgttgacaaacatttctgcgttacagtcgtttataaaaataccaaatttgatctcttctatagagaatggggacatctccacacccttgtttctcagccaatctctgatctcctcccaaaacacatgtacagtctcacattccacaaacagatgattgacatcctctacagctccacatatataacagccatcaacctccatgttaaaattaagtttaaaaaaatcctttgaagggtatattccattaataatttgaaattgtatttctttaattttgggaAGAATTGGGTATGTAATATATCTTGTCCTTATTTTCCTTAGCTCAACGTTTGTAAACTCCTTCAGTATATATTGTCTATGAACTGTGcccgaaaaatattttttcactaAAACTGCCCTCATCTATTTGTTGGAACATTTTTCATCACAGAAATGAACATCTTCAATATTAAGGTTTCTCAGACAAGGGGTAGTATTTGAATATAAAACATCCTGAGTCACCATAGATTTTAAGGATAGAGGTATTGCTTTAGTGATCTTTTGAAACCCAACTGCGACTTTAGAGACGCTTTTTATACATGCAACTACCAAAGTAAAACACAACGGAAAAACCCCCAAAAATAGCAATAAATAATACTTATTGCGCTTTTCGATTGCACCATTCATTGACGAACAACAAAACAGAGCAAAAACAccatttcaacacccacatacaCCGCAGTGGCCTCTGCAGTGCTCCACGTCATCGTCTGGTGGGGTGAGGAGCAGTACAGTCAGAGACTGGAACaggcccaacaaagcaaccaagcgaGCCAATTcagtcctaggctgcccactagctctagTCCGACATCCAGTCCGCGCGGATTTGCTAGAATCTGTCCCGGCTATGTCTAATGCAAGGCTTGGCCATATTTTCATATTTCAACTCACTAAATGGCTGATATACTCGTAAATAAAGTCCTACATTAAAACAGAAGCAATAGGTTCACACTGTAGTCAAAAGTATCTAGGagccctgtgctgtttttaaggacctactgcaaaaacactagtcaaaaataatttatataacaGGAGCTGCCTGTTGTTTTTAATAGATGCACTGGGGAAAAAATCACTAGTCAGGGATCCTCAGTCTATCTGCTGTCCTAAGGATGTATTGGAAAAAAGATCAGGAAGCTTAAATATATGACTGAAGTATAAGAACCCATGGCAAAAATGACTGGATGAACTGTATGactggagcactttgctgtttttaaaaatgtacttagaaaaaataaaacttAAATCTTAGTTTTAACTAGTTAAGATTTTATATATGACTAGAGTGCTTGGCTGTTTTTAATGACATCGCACTTAACTACATCTCGGGGttttttaaaataactttttCAAGCATGTTGTACATGTATTAAGTGTTAAATTAagttgtatttatgtatgtaaattaagtgttaaattaaGTTGTATTTATGTATGTCCTACGGTGCGGttattgtcttattttctattaatATAATCTGGCGATCGATAAAGATATTCATCAAGCGGGGCTTCCTTTTGCGGGTTAAGGATGAACAACGCTTACAACAACGGGTGGATAATCTTCGTGCTATCTTCACAGCGACAATCTCAAATTGATCACCGTTTGACAAAACAACTtattgatgcacttcatcttcaccTCCTAcctcataaataacacatttgtgAGACTTTGACGTGATCAATGTCAAAAGACAATTTGGTGTGGAACTTCAGGCTAACTGAGCCTGCTAACAGCTATCAACAGCTGTCTGGGCAAAGTGGAGATGAACTCTCTTGATTCAAGATGCTCTTCATCTTTGACATCGATAACACAGCTTTGGCATTAGCTAGGTGAAATAACAACGCAGGACACGCATTGCTAACAAAACAGAATGCTAACAAGTAACAGCAAAGCTACTTGTTGACCAAGTTGTTGCTAAACAACACGCTTGGAAGCCCAGTTTTAACTTAAGAAGAATTACCAAgatgtgacaaagtatttccaCGTCGTGGccatgttgtagtggccgggtgacaatGGAGGATCCTCCAGGCTACCAATGAGTACAGTAATCTACAGTATAACACACTCAATGCTATTATATTGATGGCGCCACTGTAGtagctgctgttggcaggagctctgtgctcttgagtcatccttttgtgtttccctcttgttttcatgtgttattatatatatatatatatattgttttgccttttggttcgggaccctttgggactgtttgacaaggggtggcactttcgtgacttctgctgtgcttttttgtggacttctggatctgcctcccaagagccttttggccatggagaccagctgctgggtctttgccacaccagagtcagtttggagagactggaggagatgcggatgaagagacagggctgcggagatagcactgagcgccgggacggacaggcttcacagtgtcttggctaaaTGAGccggtatcggacacctcagtctccttagaccaggggtgctcacactttttctgcaggcgagctacttttcaattgatcaagtcgcggggatctacctcattcatatttataatttatatttacttatttatgaaatatatgtttttgttaacaagttaaaggtgtttaatgataatgcaagcatgtttaacacatatagttaatattgttaataaattaaaggtgtttaatgataatacaagaatgtttaatacatatagttaatattgttaacaagttaaaggtttttaaagataatgcaagcatgtttaacacatatagttaatattgttaacaagttaaaggtggttgatgataatacaagcatgtttaacacatatagttaatattgttaataaattaaaggtgtttaatgataatacaagaatgtttaatacatatagttaatattgttaacaagttaaaggtgtttaaagataatgcaagcatgtttaacacatatagttaatattgttaacaagttaaaggtgtttaaagataatacaagcatgtttaacacatgtagttaatattgttaacaagttaaaggtgtttaaagataatacaagcatgtttaacacatatagttaatattgttaagttaaaggtgtttaaagataatacaagcatgtttaacacatatagttaatattgttaacaagttaaaggtgtttaaagataatacaagcatgtttaacacatatagttaatattgttaacaagttaaaggtgtttaaagataatacaagcatgtttaacacatgtagttaatattgttaacaagttaaaggtgtttaaagataatacaagcatgtttaacacatatagttaatattgttaagttaaaggtgtttaaagataatacaagcatgtttaacacatatagttaatattgttaacaagttaaaggtgtttaaagataatgcaagcatgtttaacacatatagattcctttctttcatgaagacaagaatataagttggtgtattacctgattctgatgacttgcattgataggaatcagacagtggtgctgataacgtccgcattttcaaatggaggagaaaaaaagtcctcctttctgtccaataccacatgaaagtggttggtttttggcatcttatttgtccatcttccatactcctttgtatacactttacaagaaatacattggcggcaaacttcgtagcttgctagcttgtgcatgccagctttctgagactcttatgttgttagcgcaggcaggatgaagcagcgcttttattgtgcaactgtgcagtcggtctttgaagttttgacgacaggtacggcgccagagtctgttgaaataaaaagagtttcttgccttcctgtcggtaatttgttcttaataatgagctggcagcagccagcgtcatctcagaagaccctcaggtgccgtgaatgtcaatcaagtgatgaaagtgacgtcatagtgaagatttatgatcgtacagttttaggactatttttttaatgcctggctggggatcgactgacacaccctccgtgattgaccggtagatcgcgatcgacgtaatgagcacccctgccatagacgcatcctcgctcatccatgcggactggacactggccgagttagtgggcAGCCGAGAGtgtagtcggctctcttggttgctttgttgggtctgctcctttctctggccatgctccctccaccccagcagacgatggcgtggaacaccgcagaagccaccacagtgtatatgtttcttttactttttattcatatctgtatgtagaagtggctggtggcatcagctctgctcttttaatgtctttaaaggcctactgaaattttttttttttattaaaacggggatagcagatccattctatgtgtcatacttgatcatttcgcgatattgccatatttttgctgaaagcatttagtagagaacatcgactaaaaagtttgcaacttttggtcgctgataaaaaaagccttgcctgtaccggaagtagcgtgacgtcacaggttgaaaggctcctcacatttccccattgtttacaccagcagcgagagcgattcggaccgggaaagcgacgattaccccattaatttgagcgaggatgaaagattcgtggatgaggaacgtgagagtaaatgggttatacttatatagcgcttttctaccttcaaggtactcaaagcgctttgacactatttccacattcacccattcacacacacattcacacactgatggcgggagctgccatgcaaggccctaaccacgacccatcaggagcaagggtgaagtgtcttgctcaaggacacaacggacgtgacgaggttggtagaaggtggggattgaaccaggaaccctcaggttgctggcacggccactctcccaactgcgccacgccgtccccgagagtgaaggactagactgcagtgcaggacgtatcttttttcgctctgaccgtaacttaggtacaagggttcattggattccacactttctcctttttctattgtggatcacggattagtattttaaaccacctcggatactatatcctcttgaaaatgagagtcgagaatgcaaaatggacattcacagtgacttttatctccacgacaatacatcggcgaaacactttagctacggagctaacgtgatagcatcgggcttaactgcagatagaaacaaaagaaataagcccctgactggaaggatagacagaaaatcaacaatactattaaaccctggacctgtaactacacggttaatgctttccagcctggcaaagcttaacaatgctgttgctaacgacgccattgaagctaacttagctacgggacctcacagagttatgctaaaagcattagctatccacctacgccagccctcatttgctcatcaacacctgtgctcacctgcgtcccagcgatcgacggcgtgacgaaggacttcacccgatcatcgatgcggttggcggctagcgtcggatagcgcgtcttccATTCAAatcaaagttctcctggttgtgttgctgcagccagccgctaatacaccgatcccacctacagctttcttctttgcagtctccattgttcattaaacaaattgcacaagattcaccaacacagatgtccagaatactgtggaattttgtaggaatgtccgataatggctttttgccgatatccgatattccgatattgtccaactctttaattactgataccgatatcaaccgataccgatattaaccgatatatgcagtcgtggaattaacacattattatgcctaatttggacaaccatgtatggtgaagataaggtactttttaaaaaaaataataaaataagataactaaattaaaaacattttcttgaataaaaaagaaagtaaaacaatataaaaacagttacatagaaactagtaattaatgaaaatgagtaaaattaactgttaaaggttagtactattagtggaccagcagcacgcacaatcatgtgtgcttacagactgtatcccttgcagactgtattgatatatattgatatataatgtaggaaccagaatattgataacagaaagaaatggggggagggaggttttttgggttggtgcactaattgtaagtgtatcttgtgttttttatgttgatttataatttaaaaaaacgatacagataataaaaaaaccgataccgataatttccgatattacattttaacgcatttatcggccgataatatcggcaggccgatattatcggacatccctagaattttgcaatgaaaacagagctgtttgtattggatacaatggtgtccgaatacttccgtttcaaccattgacgtcacgcgcaaacgtcatcatacatagacgttttcaaccggaagttacccgggaaatttaaaattgcactttataagttaacccggccgtattggcatgtgttgcaatgttaagatttcatcattgatatataaactatcagactgcgtggtcggtagtagtgggtttcagtaggcctttaatgtcctttgtgttctttgatgtttgatgtttccctcttacacacatgtaagagtgatgtgtgctatggctatgagttgttttttcccttggcctcagtctggaccccctctccaggggccctggcttagaccgatttttttttctcaccccccccccattgtttacctgtatctcagcttttttgtaaggggcgccagaagttggcagacccgtcagcgatcctgttctgtctccctgtaatgtttgtctgatcttgaatgggattgtgctgaaaatgttaatttcccctcgtggattaataaagtatttctgattctataTTGGGTAAAACAAATGTATAGGTGACTATATCGGTGCTATTTCATGTTTAAAGAGCTTTTTACgctctaactatgaaaatatttgatgtattaataataatcctacttttAGGTACCAATGTACAGCGATAAATTAGAGACgactgttttgaaaaaaaaaaggtagtcaAAGATCCCAtgtaagatcggtaggttggagttcaaatcccagccgagtcataccaaagactataaaaatgggacccattacctccctgcttggcactcagcatcaagggttggaattgggggttaaatcaccaaaatgattcccaggcgcggcgccgctgctgcccactgctccccaaggggatgggtcaaatgcagaggacaaatttcaccacacgtagtgtgtgtgtgacaatcattggtactttaactttaacttaactttataaaaggagcggtttgcaaaaaaaaaaaaattacaagtctaagactatgttcacactgcaggtcaaagtGGCTCACATCAGATTTTTTcaaaatgggatttttttccagctgactgtttacactgcaagtaaaatgtgatctttatcagacacCAGTAGAAACACGCCCCAATGTGGCTGCGACATCACTTGCATGTGCAGTTCGATAAAGTTTtttatctttttatggctgttaagtagaagcAACACGCACTTCAGCGTGGATCttcgttagctttatttttcaactcacttacatAAAGGCCTTGCacaatgtacgtaacatgtaagcaaataccccacagcgtcaattccggcccttcaacaatcgctattacTTCCGAttcatatatatagtacaggccaaatgtttggacacaccttctcattcaatgtgttttctttatttccatgactatttacattgtagattgtcgctgaaggcatcacaactatgaatgaacacatgtggagttatgtacctaacaaaaaaaggtgaaataactgaaaacatgttttatattctagtttcgtcAAAAAagacaccctttgctctgattactgctttgcacactcttggcattcactcgatgagtttcaagaggtagtcaccttaaATGGTTttaacttcacaggtgtgcttgaagctcatcgagagaatgccaagaggtgcaaaacagtaatcagagcaaagggtggctattttgaagaaactacaatatcgaacatgttttcagttatttcaccttttcatggttttgatgccttcagtgacaatctacaatgtaaatagtcatgaaaataaagaaaacatattgaatgaagagaaggtgtgtccaaacttttggcctgtactgtacataatatATGTGTCTTCATATATTACACATAGCCAATTATTTACGCACTATTAACTCGTGATGCACCGAAAAGTCGACCGCCGAAAAAATACTTCTCTCACCGAAAacagatgttgtgatgacgtatccACTTCCACTGACGTCTTGCGTATTTTCCTCCGCACACGAATGACAGAGATGACGTAAAATTTGCAATTAGGTCGCATTTCCGTTCAGACTAAAGTCACAGTTGAAAAGATTCAAtcgagggcagcacggtgaaacacgGGTTAgtttgtgtgcctcacaataaaaaggttctgggttcgatccccgggctcagggtctttctgtgtggagtttgcatgttctcccctccaggtactccggcttcctcccacctccaaaaacatgcacctggggataggttgattagcaacactaaattggccctagtgtgtgaatgtgagtgtgaatgttgtctgtctatctgtgttggccctgtgatgaggtggtgacttgttcagggtgtacaccaccttccacccgagtgcagctgggatagggtcCATCACCCCTCGCgacaccgagagggacaagcggtataaaattaaTTTGAATTACTTCCTAATGTGGCCTGTATTTGATGCGAAAAGATCATATTTTaagcactttggagtgtttaGACTGCCAAAAAATATCCGATCTGTGTCACTCCAGGGCAAAAAATCTAATTTGGTGTGCAGTTTAAATGGGacctaagattttttttatttaacaagagTGTGCTAGTATTTTTAAGAATCAAAAATCCaactttttaattgatttatgggCCGGTCTGATGTCATTTAAGTATGAAAATTGTCCCATGGTCTAGGCCTGTGGCAGCAATCATTATAcattcatttgtatttatttttttgtgtatgtATTAGTTTATATAACAGGTTTAAATTTGCTCACAGAAATCAGTTAATCAGTGGCaatcagtgttgggttggttactgaaaaccaatAACTAGTTACATTTACTAGtttctttatttcaaaagtaactcagttactaactcagttacttacaccaaaaagtaatgcgttactgtgcaaagtaactatttagttacttctatttttta
This window encodes:
- the fscn1a gene encoding fascin actin-bundling protein 1a: MTSNGATNGTSDMLQIQFGLINCGNKYLTAEMFGFKINASATSMKKKQIWTLEQSGDDSSGNVFVLKSHLGRYIATDKDGNVTGDSETPGPECRFVITAHDDGRWSLQSEPFGRYLGGTEDRIICFAQTASVAEKWSVHIAMHPQVNIFSLTRKRYAHLSSKVDEIAIDRDVPWGVDSMITLVFREQRYHLQTSDNRFLRNDGALVATTDKSTGYTLEFRSGKVAFRDCGGKYLAPSGPSGTMKSGKSARVGKDELFQLEQSHPQVVLTAANERNVSTRQGMDLSANQDEEGDQEVFQVEICRENRKCAFRTAAGKYWTLTANGGLQCTASSKSANCYFDIEWREKRLTLRAANGKYVAAKKNGQLAATIDAAGESEEFIMKLINRPIIVLRGEHGFIGCRKVTGTLDSNRSSYDYFTLEFRDGAYSLQDSTGKYWMVGNEQAVVSSSDTPVDFLFEFCDYNKVAVRHCADGKYLRGDHAGVLKANADDLETATLWEY